In Dermatophilus congolensis, a genomic segment contains:
- a CDS encoding MFS transporter, whose protein sequence is MNTMKEHARTALDPRRAVPVLLFVFVFSLVIDNGFKTMTGPMAAALGISAKTASLQASLAGVIIGIGAVVYAALADSISIRKLMVTGIGLIAVGSVIGFVFSNSWPLVLAGRLIQTCGLAAAETLYVIYVTKYLSETDQKKYLGYSTAAFQAGLLIGALTSGFISANVSWTAMFLIPLILVLTIPAIHKMVPEDEAFEGNLDLFGLLIVAVFAASLIMYMQEYAPVWLIPVIVSLPLFAWHVRSHERALVRPEFFTNGWYVTALVLVLIIYTAQLGYIFLLPFAAKSLHGLGQDQASLLMVPGYVCAVLVGIFSGQIGRFLSSRVTIFTALGMIFSSLVLGAVLMEVSLPVLVVSIVLFASGFALMYAPLVNTSLQKIPAAKSGIAIGFYNLTINIAIPLGIAYTAKLQDVAPTWFGALSLSRSHEGQVYSTITWVLALVALSGMVIYFLCDRVLVARDKSAAAQVSAA, encoded by the coding sequence ATGAACACTATGAAAGAACACGCCCGCACCGCGCTGGATCCTCGGCGCGCTGTGCCGGTACTCCTGTTTGTTTTTGTTTTTTCCCTTGTCATCGATAACGGCTTTAAAACGATGACTGGGCCTATGGCTGCGGCATTGGGGATTAGCGCCAAAACCGCCAGCCTGCAGGCCTCTCTTGCCGGAGTGATCATCGGTATCGGCGCGGTAGTCTACGCCGCTCTTGCCGACTCAATCAGTATCCGTAAGCTCATGGTCACCGGTATTGGTCTGATCGCTGTGGGCTCTGTGATTGGTTTCGTGTTTTCGAACTCGTGGCCACTCGTGCTTGCCGGTCGTCTCATCCAGACGTGCGGACTGGCTGCTGCGGAAACTCTCTACGTCATTTACGTCACGAAGTACCTGTCAGAAACAGACCAGAAGAAATACCTGGGCTACTCCACGGCTGCGTTCCAGGCAGGGTTGCTTATTGGTGCGCTGACGAGCGGTTTCATTTCTGCGAACGTGTCTTGGACTGCCATGTTCCTCATCCCGCTCATTCTCGTTTTGACGATTCCAGCCATTCATAAGATGGTTCCCGAGGATGAGGCTTTCGAAGGCAACCTGGATCTTTTTGGTCTGCTCATTGTCGCGGTATTTGCAGCCAGCCTCATCATGTATATGCAGGAATATGCGCCTGTATGGCTGATCCCGGTGATTGTTTCGTTGCCATTGTTCGCTTGGCATGTGCGCAGTCATGAACGCGCTTTGGTACGTCCGGAGTTCTTCACCAATGGCTGGTACGTGACCGCTTTGGTCCTCGTTTTGATTATTTACACGGCACAGCTGGGCTACATCTTCTTGTTGCCTTTCGCTGCGAAGTCTTTGCACGGTTTGGGGCAAGATCAAGCATCGCTGCTCATGGTCCCAGGGTATGTATGCGCAGTTCTTGTCGGTATTTTCTCCGGGCAAATCGGCCGATTCCTCAGCTCGCGAGTGACCATTTTCACTGCGCTGGGAATGATTTTTTCCTCGCTAGTTCTGGGGGCTGTGCTGATGGAGGTCAGCCTGCCTGTTCTGGTGGTGTCGATCGTGTTGTTTGCTTCCGGTTTTGCGTTGATGTATGCGCCGCTGGTGAACACCTCTTTGCAGAAAATTCCTGCTGCTAAATCCGGTATCGCGATTGGGTTCTACAACCTCACGATCAATATCGCGATCCCGTTGGGTATCGCGTACACGGCCAAACTGCAAGACGTCGCCCCGACGTGGTTCGGTGCCTTGTCGCTGTCTCGTTCCCACGAAGGTCAGGTCTATTCGACGATTACCTGGGTGCTTGCGCTGGTGGCGTTGAGTGGCATGGTTATCTACTTCTTGTGCGACCGAGTGTTGGTGGCACGTGACAAGAGCGCTGCGGCTCAGGTGTCTGCTGCGTAA
- a CDS encoding sugar-binding transcriptional regulator, producing MTPRDSQALEVVKLYYRYELSQNEIATRLGISRPTVSKLIQHAKDRGFVTVEIHDPRESGAELADELRTRFGLQEVRLVHDHPIDPELTRELGRIGASMLQDIVTDGDLVGIAWGRSMHSIALALEPQPRRGVQFIQLKGGISLTPRSTNELETMTMFTHAFNAYAWPLPLPVIFDSPEVKHLVEQDRHIRRLLNLGLEATVAVFTVGVVSQESVLLKIGQLTENEEKAILDHAIGDICSRFFDSTGSPFLSSVDERTIAIPLEKLREKDTRLLVAGGIRKAEALAVALRAGYATHLATDIDTARLIIDNDY from the coding sequence ATGACACCGCGTGATTCGCAGGCCCTCGAAGTTGTGAAGCTGTACTACCGCTACGAGCTATCACAAAACGAAATCGCCACGCGCCTGGGTATCTCCCGCCCAACAGTGAGCAAACTCATTCAACACGCCAAAGACCGCGGTTTCGTCACCGTAGAAATCCACGACCCCCGTGAAAGCGGCGCAGAACTCGCCGACGAATTACGCACACGGTTTGGTCTACAAGAAGTGCGACTCGTCCACGACCACCCCATCGACCCTGAATTAACACGTGAGCTAGGGCGCATCGGGGCAAGCATGCTCCAAGACATCGTTACCGACGGTGACCTTGTTGGAATCGCCTGGGGACGCAGCATGCACTCAATCGCACTAGCGCTAGAACCTCAACCTCGCCGCGGTGTGCAATTCATCCAGCTCAAAGGTGGAATCTCTCTCACACCACGCTCCACCAATGAACTCGAAACCATGACCATGTTCACGCATGCCTTCAACGCATACGCATGGCCACTGCCTCTTCCGGTCATATTCGACTCCCCTGAAGTGAAACACCTAGTCGAACAAGACCGCCACATTCGCAGGCTGCTCAATCTGGGCCTGGAAGCAACCGTGGCCGTTTTCACCGTCGGAGTGGTATCTCAAGAATCTGTCCTGCTCAAAATTGGTCAACTCACCGAAAACGAAGAAAAAGCAATCCTCGACCATGCCATCGGCGACATCTGCTCCCGATTCTTCGATTCAACCGGTTCACCATTCCTCAGCAGCGTCGATGAGCGCACCATCGCCATCCCCTTGGAGAAGCTGCGCGAGAAAGACACACGCCTACTCGTCGCCGGTGGGATCAGAAAGGCAGAAGCACTCGCAGTAGCGCTACGCGCTGGCTACGCCACACACTTGGCCACTGACATCGACACTGCCCGACTCATCATCGACAACGACTACTAA
- a CDS encoding NupC/NupG family nucleoside CNT transporter — MERFQGLIGIALIFALAIGISRNRRHIKWRTLAVGLAMQVAFAFLVLKWEPGFKALSWVASGLTSLINFTDKGTQFVFGGLLPTNNNGFVFALNVLPVIVFFGALIGALYYLRVIQLFVDIVGTGLQKLLGISKIEGVWASTVIFLGQTEAPLMIAPYIRKLTKAELFTCMTGGFAAVAGSTLIGYSLLGAPLPYLLAASVMNAPGSLIMAKALMPEMEEPEADANVRNVRDTESRNVIDALGNGALNGGRIAVCVACLLIAFIALIALVSAIIGGIGGWFGHPEWTLEGLFGVVLSPVAWVIGAPWEEAGLVGNFIGQKTVLNEFVGYTAFSQQVATLSPKAVLISSFALAGFANFSSIAIQIGAFGSLVPERRGEVAKLGPLALLAGMCTNLLNAAIVGVVMS, encoded by the coding sequence ATGGAGCGCTTCCAAGGCCTTATCGGCATTGCCCTGATCTTCGCGCTCGCCATCGGCATCTCGCGCAACCGCCGCCACATCAAATGGCGCACCCTCGCCGTAGGCCTAGCCATGCAGGTCGCCTTCGCATTCCTCGTTCTCAAATGGGAACCAGGATTCAAGGCACTCTCTTGGGTAGCTAGCGGGCTTACTTCCCTAATCAATTTCACCGATAAAGGAACACAATTTGTCTTCGGTGGGCTGCTGCCTACCAACAACAACGGGTTCGTCTTTGCTCTGAACGTACTGCCCGTCATCGTGTTCTTCGGAGCACTGATCGGCGCGCTCTACTACCTGCGCGTCATCCAGCTATTCGTCGACATCGTCGGTACCGGGCTACAAAAGCTCCTAGGCATTTCGAAAATCGAAGGCGTGTGGGCCTCAACGGTGATTTTCCTCGGCCAGACCGAGGCCCCGCTCATGATCGCGCCTTACATCCGCAAACTCACCAAAGCTGAATTGTTCACCTGTATGACCGGTGGTTTCGCAGCTGTTGCTGGCTCCACCTTGATCGGGTACTCCCTGCTCGGCGCGCCTCTGCCCTACCTGCTGGCAGCAAGCGTGATGAACGCACCTGGCTCGCTCATCATGGCCAAAGCCCTCATGCCCGAAATGGAGGAACCAGAAGCTGACGCCAACGTCCGCAACGTTCGCGACACCGAATCCCGCAACGTCATCGACGCCCTCGGAAACGGTGCCCTCAATGGTGGCCGCATCGCAGTGTGCGTTGCTTGCCTGCTCATCGCATTCATTGCCCTCATCGCTTTGGTCTCGGCGATCATCGGCGGCATCGGCGGTTGGTTCGGCCACCCCGAATGGACACTCGAAGGCCTCTTCGGTGTCGTTCTATCACCCGTCGCATGGGTCATCGGCGCACCATGGGAAGAAGCAGGACTGGTCGGCAACTTCATCGGTCAAAAGACCGTCCTTAACGAGTTCGTTGGCTACACCGCCTTCAGCCAGCAGGTTGCTACCTTGTCACCCAAGGCAGTACTGATCTCCAGCTTCGCCTTGGCTGGCTTCGCGAACTTCTCCTCGATCGCCATCCAGATCGGTGCTTTCGGAAGTTTGGTCCCCGAGCGTCGCGGCGAAGTAGCCAAACTTGGTCCTCTGGCCTTGCTTGCCGGTATGTGCACCAACTTGCTCAACGCCGCCATTGTCGGCGTTGTCATGAGCTGA
- a CDS encoding cytidine deaminase → MTTSPPCSRPTADQLLEAARTAASRAYAPYSSFPVGAALLTGGGRVVTCCNVENAAYPLGLCAERGAVSTMVAADETDRTIAAVAIVGLRGAPCYPCGGCRQVLREFGCIDVIVESEDGTPISIPFETLLPHSFGPESLNPTPTHENKDN, encoded by the coding sequence ATGACCACCTCACCCCCTTGCAGTCGCCCCACTGCCGACCAACTTTTGGAAGCTGCACGCACGGCCGCATCGCGCGCATACGCGCCGTACAGTTCCTTCCCCGTCGGCGCAGCCCTCCTCACCGGCGGCGGGCGCGTAGTCACCTGCTGCAACGTGGAAAACGCCGCCTATCCCCTTGGCCTATGTGCTGAGCGTGGCGCGGTATCCACCATGGTGGCTGCAGACGAAACTGACCGCACAATCGCGGCCGTCGCCATCGTCGGCTTGCGTGGCGCTCCCTGTTACCCCTGCGGCGGCTGCCGCCAGGTACTCCGCGAATTCGGCTGTATCGACGTAATCGTCGAAAGCGAAGACGGCACACCCATCTCGATTCCCTTCGAGACCCTCCTGCCGCACAGCTTCGGTCCCGAATCGCTCAACCCCACGCCCACTCACGAAAACAAGGACAACTAA
- a CDS encoding thymidine phosphorylase: MVEPLDAVDVIRTKRDGGELSDTQIAWVIDAYTRGVVADEQMSALAMAIFLNGMNRREIARWTQAMIDSGERMSFASLSRGTTDKHSTGGVGDKITLPLAPLVATFGVAVPQLSGRGLGHTGGTLDKLEAIPGWQAAISNERMMEILEDVGAVICAAGSGLAPADKKLYALRDITSTVEAIPLIASSIMSKKIAEGTGALVLDVKVGSGAFMKKIEDARELARTMVDLGTDAGVRTVALLTDMSRPLGRKIGNTLEVEESVEVLAGGGPADVVDLTVALAERMLSLADVNVGQDELRAALADGRAMDTWRRMITAQGGDPDAAMPRATCTEDVLAESDGVLTRLDALSVGVASWRLGAGRSRKDEPVQMGAGIEIHVEPGARVRKGDKLLTLHTDTPERFARALESLQGGYDIEDGDEAQTRAASLADRDIVLETVE, encoded by the coding sequence ATGGTTGAACCCCTGGATGCAGTAGATGTCATCCGCACCAAGCGCGACGGCGGCGAGCTGAGCGATACCCAGATTGCGTGGGTCATTGACGCCTACACGCGCGGCGTTGTCGCTGATGAGCAGATGTCTGCCTTGGCGATGGCTATTTTCCTCAACGGCATGAACCGCCGTGAAATCGCTCGTTGGACTCAGGCCATGATCGACTCTGGCGAGCGCATGAGTTTCGCGTCGCTGTCGCGAGGCACCACAGACAAACACTCCACCGGTGGTGTGGGTGACAAGATCACGCTTCCCCTTGCGCCGCTAGTTGCCACCTTTGGTGTGGCTGTTCCGCAGTTGTCTGGGCGTGGGCTTGGGCACACTGGAGGCACCCTGGACAAGCTCGAAGCTATCCCTGGTTGGCAAGCTGCTATCTCCAATGAACGCATGATGGAGATCCTCGAAGACGTCGGAGCTGTGATTTGCGCCGCAGGATCTGGTTTGGCCCCCGCAGACAAGAAGCTCTACGCCCTGCGGGACATCACGAGCACTGTGGAAGCTATTCCGCTGATTGCCAGCTCGATCATGAGCAAGAAAATCGCTGAAGGAACCGGCGCTCTCGTGCTTGACGTGAAAGTTGGCTCCGGTGCGTTCATGAAGAAAATCGAAGATGCCCGCGAACTTGCCCGCACCATGGTTGACCTTGGTACCGATGCGGGTGTGCGCACGGTGGCTTTGCTGACAGATATGTCCCGCCCGCTCGGACGCAAAATCGGTAACACGCTCGAGGTTGAGGAGTCCGTGGAGGTCCTTGCCGGTGGCGGTCCTGCCGACGTGGTTGACCTGACCGTTGCCCTGGCAGAGCGCATGCTCTCCTTAGCTGATGTCAACGTCGGACAAGATGAACTGCGTGCTGCCCTAGCCGATGGTCGCGCCATGGATACCTGGCGCCGAATGATCACTGCCCAAGGCGGCGATCCCGATGCAGCTATGCCACGCGCCACCTGCACTGAAGATGTCCTGGCCGAGAGCGATGGCGTACTCACCCGCCTGGATGCTCTTTCCGTTGGCGTTGCCAGCTGGCGCTTGGGTGCAGGACGCAGCCGTAAAGACGAGCCGGTACAGATGGGGGCCGGTATCGAAATCCACGTCGAGCCCGGCGCTCGCGTCCGCAAGGGAGACAAGCTCCTCACACTGCACACAGACACTCCGGAGCGCTTCGCTCGTGCCCTGGAATCTCTGCAAGGCGGATATGACATCGAAGATGGCGACGAGGCTCAGACACGGGCCGCTTCTTTGGCTGATCGCGACATCGTTCTGGAAACGGTGGAGTAA
- the deoC gene encoding deoxyribose-phosphate aldolase has protein sequence MPTRSDVARMIDHTLLKPEATPAQVAELVAEAADLGTFSVCVSPNMLPVQVPQGVAVATVCGFPSGAHASEVKAAEAARSVADGADEVDMVVNLSLVKTGRFDEVEADIRAVRQACPTEDERPVLLKVIIESAALTDDEIVACCTAAERAGADFVKTSTGFHPAGGASVEAVALMAKTVGGRLGVKASGGIRTAEAALAMIEAGATRLGLSGSRAVLDGIGG, from the coding sequence ATGCCCACCCGATCCGATGTGGCCCGCATGATCGACCACACCCTCCTCAAACCCGAAGCAACCCCCGCGCAAGTGGCCGAGCTTGTTGCCGAAGCCGCTGACTTAGGCACATTCTCTGTGTGCGTGTCACCGAACATGCTTCCCGTTCAGGTACCCCAAGGCGTGGCTGTGGCCACGGTATGTGGTTTTCCCTCGGGGGCTCACGCCAGTGAAGTCAAGGCCGCAGAAGCTGCTCGCAGTGTCGCTGACGGTGCTGATGAGGTTGACATGGTTGTCAACCTCTCCCTGGTCAAAACCGGGCGCTTCGATGAGGTTGAGGCTGACATCCGCGCAGTCCGGCAGGCGTGCCCTACCGAGGATGAACGCCCGGTTCTCCTGAAGGTCATTATCGAGTCTGCTGCGCTAACTGACGATGAGATCGTGGCGTGCTGCACCGCAGCAGAGCGTGCAGGTGCCGACTTTGTTAAGACATCTACTGGTTTCCACCCTGCTGGTGGCGCCTCTGTCGAAGCAGTCGCTTTGATGGCAAAGACAGTGGGCGGACGTTTGGGCGTCAAGGCCTCTGGCGGAATCCGTACGGCTGAGGCCGCGCTGGCAATGATTGAGGCTGGGGCCACACGTCTGGGCTTGTCGGGTAGCCGCGCTGTCCTGGACGGTATCGGAGGCTGA
- a CDS encoding phospho-sugar mutase, whose product MRPEATPELIEHARTWAAHDPDESDRATILALADAAQDADEAAAAELVSRFSGPLMFGTAGLRAAVGAGESRMSRAVVIRATAGLVAYLTKELGQAPTVVLGCDARHGSSQFLRDAAQVVSAAGGTALVLPEKLPTPVTAFAVRRLGADAGVMITASHNPREDNGYKVYLGGRAARGAAEGVQIVPPADRGIAECIAAAPFADEVPRNEERVQHVESALWEEYVDRAASLAVSDPAPIRIVLTPMHGVGGATAVEVLRRAGFTHVHVVPEQAEPDPDFPTVAFPNPEEPGALDLALGLAQEVEADVVIALDPDADRCSVGTCGPDGWRQLTGDEIGALLGEQAAADSSRVGDTLANSIVSGRLLSRIAQAHGLQHQATLTGFKWIARTEGLRFGYEEAIGYCTDPMGVRDKDGVTAAVQVASLVSALAKQGRSISDALDDLARAHGLHATAQLSFRVADTALIADAMARLRATPPSALAGSEVKQVVDLADGYEGLAPTDGVLFITADNDRVIARPSGTEPKLKCYLEVVVPVSGEQVPRGEAAQRLELLKEDMRAAVGL is encoded by the coding sequence ATGCGCCCCGAGGCAACACCTGAATTGATTGAGCATGCGCGTACGTGGGCTGCCCACGATCCTGATGAGTCTGACCGGGCTACGATCCTTGCGCTCGCTGATGCTGCGCAGGATGCGGATGAGGCCGCTGCGGCTGAGTTGGTGTCGCGTTTTTCTGGCCCGTTGATGTTCGGTACAGCCGGACTTCGGGCAGCGGTAGGTGCGGGGGAGAGCCGCATGAGTCGTGCTGTGGTGATTCGGGCCACGGCTGGGCTGGTTGCTTATTTGACGAAAGAGCTGGGGCAAGCCCCGACTGTTGTTTTGGGGTGTGATGCCCGGCATGGTTCTTCGCAGTTTCTCCGCGATGCAGCGCAGGTGGTTTCTGCTGCTGGGGGGACTGCTCTTGTGCTCCCGGAGAAGCTACCTACGCCGGTGACGGCGTTCGCGGTTCGTCGTTTGGGGGCTGATGCGGGTGTGATGATTACTGCATCCCATAACCCGCGGGAAGATAACGGGTACAAGGTGTATTTGGGTGGGCGTGCTGCTCGCGGTGCCGCCGAAGGGGTGCAGATTGTTCCGCCTGCTGACCGGGGGATTGCCGAATGCATTGCAGCTGCTCCTTTCGCTGATGAGGTTCCGCGTAATGAAGAGCGCGTGCAGCATGTTGAGTCGGCGTTGTGGGAGGAGTACGTGGATCGGGCTGCCTCGTTGGCGGTGAGTGATCCTGCGCCGATTCGGATTGTGTTGACGCCTATGCATGGTGTTGGTGGTGCGACTGCGGTGGAGGTGCTGCGCCGGGCGGGGTTCACCCATGTGCATGTTGTTCCTGAGCAGGCTGAGCCGGATCCAGATTTCCCGACGGTTGCTTTCCCGAACCCAGAGGAGCCTGGTGCTCTTGACTTGGCGTTGGGGCTGGCTCAGGAGGTAGAGGCGGATGTGGTGATTGCGTTGGATCCGGATGCTGATCGTTGTTCTGTGGGTACGTGTGGCCCGGATGGGTGGCGTCAGCTCACCGGTGACGAGATCGGCGCATTGTTGGGTGAGCAAGCCGCGGCAGATTCTTCGCGGGTGGGTGACACGTTGGCGAACTCGATTGTTTCGGGTCGGTTGCTGTCCCGTATCGCGCAGGCGCATGGGTTGCAGCATCAGGCCACGTTGACTGGATTTAAGTGGATTGCGCGTACCGAGGGGCTTCGCTTCGGGTATGAGGAAGCTATCGGGTACTGCACTGATCCGATGGGGGTTCGGGATAAAGACGGTGTGACGGCGGCGGTGCAGGTTGCTTCGCTGGTGTCGGCGTTGGCTAAGCAGGGTCGGAGTATTTCTGATGCTTTGGATGACCTTGCCCGTGCTCATGGGTTGCACGCGACGGCGCAGTTGTCGTTCCGAGTAGCAGATACGGCGTTGATTGCAGATGCGATGGCTCGGTTGCGCGCGACGCCGCCCAGTGCGTTGGCTGGGTCTGAAGTGAAGCAGGTCGTGGATTTGGCTGATGGGTATGAGGGGTTGGCTCCTACTGATGGCGTGTTGTTTATCACTGCTGATAACGACCGGGTGATTGCTCGTCCTTCAGGAACTGAGCCGAAGTTGAAGTGTTACTTGGAGGTTGTGGTGCCGGTTAGTGGTGAGCAGGTGCCGCGGGGTGAGGCTGCGCAGCGGTTGGAGCTGCTGAAGGAGGACATGCGCGCTGCGGTCGGTTTGTGA
- the gltX gene encoding glutamate--tRNA ligase — MTNDSSNSEILPVAPRLRVAPSPTGDPHVGTAYMALFNLAHARKHGGDFVLRIEDTDRSRYREDSEQQIYDTLDWLGFTWSEGPDKGGQYAPYRQSERLDTYRPYVDRLIEQGHAYYCWCSSERLKEMRDEQARTKQANTGYDRLCYGKTREERAQLPGFTETPVVRMLIPDDVPLVFDDVIRGEVKAPRPDDQVILKADGFPTYHMAVVVDDHEMGITHVVRGEEWISSTPKHLLLYRWLGLPAPAFAHMPLLRNTDKSKISKRKNPAARLTWFKEQGYLPEALVNFLALLAYPPARDAEGNEVEVFSFQDFTERFEFSQISPVGPIFDLTKLDWLNGVYIRSLPVPELTGRLLPFLQAEGIIGQQPTPRDLEVLEGVTKLIQPRLVHLTGAAQQVRPFYIADEDLEVAEDARAQLKESAPEVLDAAIAALEAICDEEFTHERVEAALRSAVVEAMGIKPKFAFGPVRVAVSGQKVSPPLFESIEILGKESALNRMRSLRASL; from the coding sequence ATGACGAACGATTCTTCAAACTCTGAAATCCTTCCGGTCGCTCCTCGTCTGCGTGTGGCTCCGAGCCCGACGGGGGACCCGCACGTGGGCACTGCCTATATGGCGTTGTTTAATCTGGCGCACGCGCGTAAACACGGTGGCGACTTTGTACTGCGGATTGAGGATACGGATCGCTCGCGGTATCGAGAGGACTCTGAGCAGCAGATTTATGACACGTTGGACTGGTTGGGGTTCACGTGGAGTGAAGGGCCGGATAAGGGTGGTCAGTATGCGCCGTACCGTCAGTCGGAGCGTCTTGATACGTATCGGCCGTATGTGGATCGGTTGATTGAACAGGGACATGCTTATTACTGCTGGTGTAGCTCTGAACGTTTGAAGGAGATGCGTGATGAGCAGGCCAGGACGAAGCAGGCGAACACGGGGTATGACCGGTTGTGTTACGGGAAGACGCGTGAGGAGCGTGCACAGTTGCCGGGGTTCACGGAGACCCCTGTGGTGCGGATGCTTATTCCTGATGATGTTCCACTGGTTTTTGATGACGTGATTCGTGGTGAGGTTAAGGCGCCTCGTCCGGACGATCAGGTCATTTTGAAGGCTGATGGGTTCCCCACTTACCACATGGCCGTGGTGGTTGATGATCACGAAATGGGGATCACGCATGTGGTTCGTGGCGAGGAGTGGATCAGCTCTACGCCGAAGCATTTGTTGCTCTACCGCTGGTTGGGGTTACCTGCGCCAGCTTTTGCGCATATGCCGTTGTTGCGTAATACGGATAAGTCGAAGATTTCGAAGCGGAAGAACCCGGCTGCGCGGTTGACCTGGTTTAAAGAGCAGGGGTATTTGCCTGAAGCGTTGGTGAACTTCCTGGCATTGTTGGCCTACCCCCCGGCGCGTGATGCTGAGGGGAATGAGGTTGAGGTTTTTTCGTTCCAGGATTTCACGGAGCGTTTTGAGTTTTCGCAGATCAGCCCGGTGGGTCCCATTTTCGATTTGACGAAGTTGGACTGGCTGAACGGTGTGTATATTCGTTCGCTTCCTGTGCCTGAGTTGACGGGGCGTTTGCTGCCGTTCTTGCAAGCTGAGGGGATTATTGGCCAGCAGCCGACGCCGCGTGATCTTGAGGTACTAGAGGGGGTGACGAAGCTGATTCAGCCGCGTTTGGTGCATTTGACGGGTGCTGCGCAGCAGGTGCGTCCGTTCTATATCGCTGATGAGGACCTTGAGGTGGCTGAGGACGCGAGGGCACAGCTGAAGGAATCCGCTCCGGAGGTTCTTGACGCCGCGATTGCTGCGCTTGAGGCGATCTGTGATGAGGAGTTCACGCACGAGCGAGTTGAGGCGGCATTGCGTTCTGCTGTGGTTGAGGCAATGGGCATTAAACCGAAGTTCGCTTTTGGTCCGGTGCGGGTGGCTGTTTCTGGTCAGAAAGTGTCACCGCCGCTGTTCGAGTCGATTGAGATTTTGGGTAAAGAGTCTGCGTTGAATCGGATGCGGTCGTTGCGGGCATCGTTGTGA
- a CDS encoding HAD family hydrolase, whose protein sequence is MTRGSVDWSAPVRALILDIDDTLLDTQQAMRQACCRGAEAAWPRQAPPVWQAVSDVFYEDPEGYFDAYTRGELDFSAMRESRYLRACDEAGLGASGFENFEAAYQLAFKQSQTVFDDVEDFFGAIEAADVPVCFVTNSGAEQTDMKLEVSGLSGRGAVVTTDTLGVGKPDRRVFDEACRLMGVDHVDTVCVGDTFSSDVVGGRGAGMRVAWLQRLDRPAPRHAEWGRPVCDEGVRVVGSLREVATLVR, encoded by the coding sequence GTGACGCGCGGCAGTGTGGATTGGTCTGCTCCGGTTCGGGCCCTGATCCTCGACATTGATGACACGTTGCTGGATACGCAGCAGGCGATGCGTCAGGCGTGTTGTCGTGGGGCGGAGGCTGCCTGGCCTAGGCAGGCTCCGCCGGTGTGGCAAGCGGTGTCGGATGTGTTTTACGAGGATCCTGAGGGCTATTTTGATGCCTACACGCGCGGGGAGCTTGACTTCTCGGCGATGCGGGAGTCGAGATATTTGCGTGCGTGTGACGAGGCTGGTCTTGGGGCCTCAGGGTTTGAGAATTTCGAGGCTGCGTATCAGTTGGCGTTTAAGCAGTCACAGACGGTATTTGATGATGTCGAGGATTTTTTTGGGGCTATCGAGGCTGCTGATGTTCCAGTGTGTTTTGTGACGAATTCTGGAGCTGAGCAGACGGATATGAAATTGGAAGTGTCAGGGTTGTCTGGGCGTGGCGCTGTTGTTACGACGGACACTTTGGGTGTGGGCAAGCCTGATCGGCGTGTTTTTGATGAGGCGTGTCGATTGATGGGTGTTGACCATGTTGACACGGTCTGTGTTGGTGACACGTTTAGTTCGGATGTTGTTGGTGGGCGTGGAGCAGGTATGCGGGTGGCGTGGTTACAGCGCCTGGATAGGCCTGCTCCGCGTCATGCGGAATGGGGGCGCCCGGTTTGTGATGAGGGGGTGCGAGTAGTTGGGTCGTTGCGTGAGGTGGCGACTTTAGTCAGGTAG